In Geitlerinema sp. PCC 9228, the following proteins share a genomic window:
- a CDS encoding helix-turn-helix domain-containing protein, translated as MLTLSYEFKLKPTCRQTQTMESWWEICRQVGNDGLRERKHEVKSRKSPVNTCRLGGEYIIPADTPRPTYASQCKALTPAKKDHPQPKIPNRKSGSKCFGVAQHKRSNLWRPHGWTWIDRDLVFLVLRKKGDFTPLFSPK; from the coding sequence ATGTTGACTCTCAGCTACGAATTTAAGCTCAAACCGACATGCCGCCAGACTCAAACGATGGAGTCGTGGTGGGAAATCTGTCGGCAAGTTGGGAATGATGGGCTGAGAGAACGCAAACATGAGGTCAAATCCCGAAAATCGCCTGTCAACACCTGTCGTCTGGGAGGCGAGTACATCATTCCTGCCGATACTCCTCGCCCTACCTACGCCAGTCAGTGCAAGGCATTAACCCCAGCTAAGAAAGACCATCCCCAACCGAAAATCCCCAATCGCAAGTCTGGCAGCAAATGCTTCGGCGTAGCTCAGCATAAGCGCTCAAACCTTTGGAGACCGCATGGGTGGACATGGATCGACAGGGATTTGGTTTTCCTCGTTTTAAGAAAAAAGGGCGATTTCACTCCTTTGTTTTCCCCCAAGTGA
- a CDS encoding response regulator: protein MSDSTHQNTTVLAVDDSPIMHEMVKRALDDCYRVLATDNAVDALSIIYHEQVDVLLLDVSMPGIDGLEMCRTVRNLPQFQNLPIIMLTARDGHFDKVQGRLAGATEYLTKPFNAEQLREAIAKCLPSGQSVES, encoded by the coding sequence ATGTCTGATAGCACCCATCAAAACACGACAGTTCTGGCGGTTGACGACAGCCCGATTATGCACGAGATGGTGAAGCGGGCTTTAGACGATTGCTATCGCGTCTTAGCCACCGACAACGCCGTAGACGCCCTGAGCATTATTTACCACGAGCAAGTGGACGTGCTGTTGCTGGATGTCTCCATGCCTGGTATTGATGGGTTGGAGATGTGCCGCACCGTACGCAACCTGCCACAATTTCAAAATTTACCAATTATCATGCTCACCGCCCGCGACGGACATTTCGACAAAGTCCAAGGTCGTTTGGCAGGGGCTACCGAATATCTTACCAAACCTTTTAACGCCGAACAGTTGCGCGAGGCGATCGCCAAATGCCTCCCTTCAGGTCAAAGCGTAGAATCTTGA
- the cheB gene encoding chemotaxis-specific protein-glutamate methyltransferase CheB, with product MTIRVLLVEDSPVALTILKRLLSSADDIEVVGTARTGKQALRMLASLNPQVICTDLHMPEMDGWEFTCEVMATFPRPILVVSASVQPEDTYNVFRALEAGAVDIFPKPTSEGILEYEAVKQELIRKIRVLAGVSVFTRHRRQPPPSPSVSSGRDSPVAVPSAFPPAQPAPAATPQRSRKISIVGIGASTGGPQALYAILSQLPAKFPVPIVCVQHISEGFLSGLIEWLRVKCKLPVQVAASGEIPQPGTVYFPPEGMHLELTKQGRFWYSSAAPISGHRPSVDVTFKAIAASYGASAVGVLLTGMGSDGAQGIKAMADAGGTTVAQDEASCVVFGMPKVAIALGGVQQVLALNEIAPFLQKKVLL from the coding sequence ATGACCATTCGGGTTCTGTTGGTAGAAGATTCGCCAGTGGCGCTGACGATTTTAAAACGCCTCCTCAGTTCTGCCGATGATATTGAGGTGGTAGGAACGGCGCGCACTGGCAAACAGGCATTGCGGATGCTGGCAAGCCTCAACCCGCAGGTGATTTGTACCGATTTGCACATGCCGGAGATGGATGGGTGGGAGTTTACTTGCGAGGTGATGGCTACGTTTCCCCGGCCGATTCTGGTGGTGAGTGCTTCGGTGCAGCCGGAAGATACGTACAACGTGTTTCGGGCTTTGGAGGCGGGGGCGGTGGATATTTTTCCCAAACCTACTTCGGAAGGCATTCTGGAGTACGAGGCGGTCAAGCAGGAGCTGATTCGTAAAATTCGGGTGCTTGCGGGGGTTTCTGTATTTACCAGGCACCGACGCCAGCCTCCCCCATCACCCAGTGTCAGCAGCGGTCGTGATTCTCCCGTGGCGGTACCATCGGCATTTCCACCGGCTCAACCAGCGCCCGCGGCTACACCGCAACGGAGTAGGAAAATTAGCATTGTGGGGATTGGTGCTTCTACTGGCGGACCTCAAGCCCTTTATGCCATTTTATCCCAGCTTCCGGCGAAGTTCCCGGTGCCGATTGTGTGCGTGCAGCACATTAGCGAGGGGTTTTTGTCGGGGTTGATTGAGTGGTTGCGGGTGAAGTGCAAGTTGCCCGTGCAGGTGGCTGCTTCCGGGGAAATTCCCCAGCCGGGAACGGTTTATTTTCCGCCCGAAGGTATGCATTTGGAGCTGACCAAGCAGGGACGTTTTTGGTATTCTAGTGCTGCACCCATCAGCGGACATCGCCCTTCTGTGGATGTGACGTTTAAAGCGATCGCGGCTAGCTACGGAGCAAGTGCTGTGGGGGTTTTGCTTACGGGGATGGGGTCTGACGGCGCTCAAGGCATTAAGGCGATGGCTGATGCGGGAGGAACGACGGTGGCTCAGGATGAAGCGAGTTGTGTGGTGTTTGGGATGCCCAAGGTAGCCATTGCTTTGGGAGGGGTGCAGCAGGTGCTGGCTCTCAATGAAATTGCTCCCTTTTTGCAAAAAAAAGTCCTTTTATGA